A stretch of the Bdellovibrio sp. 22V genome encodes the following:
- a CDS encoding TonB-dependent receptor, which produces MKFNSRFKLSVFVFLFSPLMVHAQENANESEIETIQIKDDAKTPSKTIISSERLEQTQAEDVKESLKGVADVIVGGGQKAGQKVYVRGVEDTQLNVTIDGARQSGYLFHHQGRLSIDTELVKEIDIEAGTGNALAGPGALGGSLRFQTKDPEDLLLPGQRHGAFAKLRYTTNADEKGASLGVFGKATDSAGYLLYGNFADSGNYHAGGGDAVNYTAGTPKSGLAKLTIAVSEVQKLTVTANLREDNAKRSLRAHFGDLPFNPPNDQKFGSETYTLQHVYAPISSWVNLRSELYVTKTTLSQESATGKSQAYAQSFGGQIANKTEFNSLHSMVIGTDYNVDRSEGERATGTEAETGKIFGLFAQDQIQLAEDWKISAGLRFDSYDLEDVAGQIINAHHFSPNIKLSYQWNLVWSSYVSWSQAFKGPTPMEAFVMSNVKTVTPVVHLKGTTAETSEVGVQAKWASVHLDTVFYSTVMRDAIDVSTNRITGVMTRSNAKEDLKFQGVNINAIYSQDVFSLRGGYAHNKSEYGDEPLGYIAFNQGSSFGDRFVLGIDYKVVPYNVLLSWDSLVTLKLTDVPSGSREQPGYDTHDIAASWIPNEHWRWGLSILNIFDKKYIAQGTPYQVQGGENTVYEPGRDFRFTMSYLF; this is translated from the coding sequence ATGAAATTTAATTCGCGGTTCAAACTATCAGTGTTTGTTTTTTTATTCTCGCCACTGATGGTCCACGCCCAAGAAAATGCCAATGAGTCGGAAATTGAAACTATTCAAATTAAAGACGACGCGAAAACCCCCTCGAAAACGATCATCAGCTCAGAGCGCTTAGAGCAAACGCAGGCGGAGGACGTCAAAGAATCCTTGAAAGGTGTTGCCGATGTGATTGTCGGCGGAGGGCAGAAAGCTGGACAAAAAGTTTACGTGCGCGGTGTGGAAGACACGCAGCTCAATGTCACTATCGACGGCGCTCGCCAGAGCGGTTATCTTTTTCACCATCAAGGTCGTTTAAGTATCGATACGGAACTGGTAAAAGAAATCGATATTGAGGCGGGCACAGGAAACGCGTTGGCAGGACCCGGTGCCTTAGGCGGCAGTCTGCGTTTTCAAACGAAAGATCCAGAAGACCTTCTTTTGCCGGGGCAACGTCATGGTGCTTTTGCAAAACTCCGTTATACAACCAACGCAGACGAGAAAGGCGCAAGCCTTGGAGTTTTTGGTAAAGCCACGGACTCGGCCGGTTACTTGCTTTATGGAAATTTCGCAGATTCAGGAAACTATCATGCCGGAGGCGGCGACGCCGTCAACTACACCGCGGGAACACCCAAAAGCGGACTTGCAAAGCTGACTATTGCTGTCAGTGAAGTGCAAAAGCTGACGGTCACAGCGAATCTTCGTGAAGACAATGCCAAACGTTCTTTGCGCGCGCACTTCGGTGATTTGCCATTCAATCCTCCGAACGACCAGAAGTTCGGAAGTGAAACGTATACTTTGCAACACGTTTATGCTCCGATCAGTTCCTGGGTGAATCTGCGCTCTGAACTTTACGTAACAAAAACGACGTTAAGTCAGGAGAGTGCGACGGGAAAATCGCAAGCGTACGCGCAAAGTTTTGGCGGCCAGATTGCAAATAAAACCGAATTCAACTCTTTGCACTCTATGGTGATAGGGACGGACTATAACGTGGATCGCTCTGAAGGGGAGCGCGCGACAGGGACGGAAGCAGAAACCGGAAAAATTTTCGGGCTCTTTGCGCAAGATCAGATCCAGCTGGCTGAAGATTGGAAGATCTCTGCCGGTCTTCGTTTTGACAGCTATGATTTGGAAGACGTTGCCGGCCAAATAATCAATGCTCATCACTTCAGTCCCAATATTAAATTGAGCTATCAATGGAACCTGGTTTGGAGTTCTTACGTCTCTTGGTCGCAAGCCTTTAAAGGGCCTACGCCGATGGAGGCCTTTGTAATGAGTAATGTGAAAACGGTGACTCCGGTGGTGCATCTTAAAGGGACGACCGCAGAAACGTCCGAGGTCGGCGTGCAGGCGAAATGGGCTTCTGTGCATCTTGACACCGTTTTTTATTCAACTGTGATGCGTGATGCGATCGACGTGAGCACGAACCGCATCACCGGTGTTATGACTCGCTCGAATGCCAAGGAAGATTTGAAATTCCAAGGGGTCAATATCAACGCCATTTATTCGCAGGATGTGTTTTCCCTGCGGGGCGGATATGCGCATAATAAATCGGAGTACGGCGACGAACCGCTGGGATACATCGCTTTCAATCAGGGAAGCTCTTTTGGTGATCGCTTCGTCTTGGGTATTGACTATAAAGTCGTGCCTTACAATGTTTTGCTTTCGTGGGACAGTTTAGTGACTTTGAAACTCACCGATGTACCCTCAGGAAGTCGGGAGCAACCGGGATACGATACGCATGACATAGCGGCGAGCTGGATTCCCAATGAGCATTGGCGCTGGGGACTTTCCATCTTAAATATTTTCGATAAAAAGTATATCGCGCAAGGAACGCCTTACCAAGTGCAAGGAGGCGAGAACACCGTGTACGAACCGGGTCGCGATTTCAGATTTACAATGAGCTATTTATTTTAA
- a CDS encoding serine protease, with product MSILRKTLWVSFILTACAPSKETYQTDELQKNAVIYGDDSRAEVSAASSVYALAKATVTLVEERRLADKKTFWQIKTPTLQQSFPLCPDEKFLDQPALGFCTGVLVAPKVVLTAGHCVTAKNFCQETRFLFGWTAPVAKSLSVSKDDVYLCKRILKSTLQRGKLDYALIELDRDVTDVTPVTFATKTSVTVGERVLSLSYPLGLPLKQDFGKVLSYNDSMSSFKVEVDTFSGSSGSPLFNAQGELLGILSTGMEDILEDDIYRVQKEGGCLGFNRCQNGTCFGETFTKASHIDL from the coding sequence ATGTCTATCCTTCGCAAAACTCTTTGGGTTTCTTTCATCCTCACGGCTTGCGCTCCAAGCAAAGAAACTTACCAAACCGATGAGTTGCAAAAGAATGCGGTTATCTATGGCGACGACTCGCGCGCGGAAGTAAGCGCCGCTTCTTCCGTATATGCTCTCGCAAAAGCCACCGTCACTTTGGTGGAAGAACGCCGGCTCGCTGATAAAAAAACTTTTTGGCAAATAAAAACCCCGACACTGCAGCAGTCTTTTCCGCTGTGCCCTGACGAAAAATTTTTAGATCAACCCGCTTTGGGGTTTTGCACAGGTGTTTTAGTGGCGCCGAAGGTTGTGCTTACGGCCGGTCATTGCGTCACCGCGAAAAACTTCTGCCAGGAAACCCGCTTCCTTTTCGGCTGGACCGCACCGGTGGCAAAAAGTTTGAGCGTTTCTAAAGACGACGTTTACCTCTGCAAACGCATTCTTAAAAGCACCCTACAGCGGGGAAAGTTGGATTATGCCCTTATCGAGCTTGATCGCGACGTCACGGACGTCACACCCGTCACTTTCGCGACAAAAACTTCCGTGACCGTGGGAGAACGAGTTCTGAGCCTTTCGTATCCCTTGGGCCTGCCGTTGAAACAAGACTTCGGCAAAGTGTTAAGCTACAACGACAGCATGAGTTCGTTTAAGGTGGAGGTTGACACATTTAGTGGCAGCTCCGGCTCTCCGCTTTTCAATGCGCAAGGAGAGCTTCTGGGAATTCTTAGCACAGGTATGGAAGACATTCTGGAAGATGACATCTATCGCGTTCAGAAAGAAGGCGGCTGCCTTGGCTTCAACCGCTGTCAGAACGGCACTTGTTTCGGCGAAACCTTTACGAAGGCCTCGCACATTGACCTTTAG